In one Agathobacter rectalis ATCC 33656 genomic region, the following are encoded:
- a CDS encoding GntR family transcriptional regulator — protein MKIVISTTVSMPIYEQIINQIRDAVVSGELKAGDGMPSIRVLAKELAVSVITTKRAYEELEKEGVIESVPGRGFYVCEQKNDLLREKQMMNLENRMSELLADCENAGMTLKDIIDMVRVLGEK, from the coding sequence ATGAAAATAGTCATTTCAACAACAGTTAGTATGCCGATATATGAGCAGATTATAAATCAGATACGCGATGCAGTGGTAAGCGGTGAGCTTAAGGCAGGCGATGGCATGCCGTCAATCAGAGTGCTGGCAAAGGAGCTGGCAGTCAGTGTGATTACAACAAAGCGTGCTTATGAGGAGCTGGAAAAGGAAGGTGTAATAGAGTCGGTGCCGGGGCGTGGATTTTACGTGTGCGAGCAGAAAAATGATCTTTTGCGTGAAAAACAGATGATGAATCTTGAGAACAGGATGTCAGAACTGCTTGCAGATTGTGAGAATGCCGGAATGACCTTGAAGGATATAATAGATATGGTTCGTGTATTGGGAGAAAAATAA